TTGtggttaaaatttcaaattgtatttaatagaaaatttaagacgtgaattcaaatttatatattagatTGAAAACATATGTATCAATACACTGTGCCTTCTTACGAGCGTGTTTACCCTTTTCACGAATAAATTTATCTTGTCATCAATTATAGTGTGTACGACAATGAACATAACCGATGCTTAATTATATTGGCAGGGtgatattatttacttattttatgaAACCAAGAACTCGGTCTCGTTACAAGGAGATATAGGTGTTGCGAAGAGCGTGGATAATGGAGCAACATGGCAGCTACTAGGTGTTGCTTTGGACGAGAAATGGCATCTCTCTTTTCCGTATGTATTTGAACATGACGGTGAGGTaagagattttgttttttctttatttataatttttttgggtgTATAATCATTGCTAAAGACGGTCTTTCTTTTACATATAACCACGGCTTAGCATGGCAATGTCGAGGTCTCAATTTTACAGGAATGTGGATGAAGATATCGATAAATTGTCTATGCACTAGATCTACAGtgtttatttgattgaatCGCTTCCAAAAATTTGATAGTTCGTCTATTATTTCTTGCAGATATACATGATGCCGGAAAGCAGTCAGAAAGGGGAAGTTCGCCTTTATCGGGCGGTTAATTTTCCTTTGAAGTGGGAACTGGATAGAATTATCCTCAAGAAGCCCCTTGTCGATTCAGTCATCATCAACCACAATGGTATGTACTGGCTTTTCGGGTCAGATCATAGAGGGCTCGGTACCAAAAAAAATGGGCATTTGGCGATATGGTATAGTAACTCGCCCCTTGGTCCTTGGAAGCCTCATAAGAGGAACCCTATCTATAATGTCGATAAAAGCTTTGGTGCTCGTAATGGAGGCAGGCCGTTTGTTCATGAGGGTAGCCTTTATCGATTTGGTCAAGATTGTGGTGAAACTTATGGCAAGAAAGTTCATGTTTTCAGGATCGACGTTCTTACAAAAGATAGATACAAGGAAGTAGAAGTTCCGTTGGGCTTGGTAGAACCTGTCAAGGGTCGTAATGCTTGGAATGGTATTCGCTATCACCATGTTGATGCTCAGCAGCTTAGTTCTGGTAAATGGATTGGGGTGATGGATGGAGATCGAGTACCTTCGGGTGATTCAGTTCTTCGATTACTTCTTGGTTGTGCTTCATTTGTCGTCGTTGCTGTTCTTGTCGTGTTACTCGGTGTGTTACTTGGAGCAGTGAACTGTATTGTTCCTCTTAATTGGTGCATTTATACTTCGGGGAAGAGAAGCGATGCGATCTTAACATGGGAAAAGTCgaatttattttcttcgaAAGTGAGGCGATTTTGCAGCCGAGTGAACAGAGCACCTTCAATCCTTCGAAGTTGGGTAAAATCTAATACTTGCACTGGTAGACTCGTTCTtgctattttatttgttttgggaGTTGCACTGATGTGTACTGCTGTGAAATATATATACGGGGGCAACGGTGCCGAAGAAGCTTACCCGCTTAAAAACCACTACTCGCAGTTCACGTTACTCACGATGACTTACGACGCTCGTCTttggaatttaaaaatgtatgtGAAACATTATTCAAGATGCTCATCTGTTCGAGAGATCGTTGTGGTGTGGAACAAGGGAACACCTCCGAAAATGAGTGATTTGGATTCAGTTGTGCCTGTGAGAATCAGAATCGAAGAAAAGAACTCGCTTAATAATCGGTTTAAGTTGGATCCTTTAATAAAAACTCGAGCTGTTTTGGAGCTTGACGATGACATAATGATGACTTGTGACGATGTTGAGCGAGGTTTTAGGGTATGGCGTCAACACCCCGATCGCATCGTGGGCTTCTATCCCCGACTTGTTAATGGAAGTCCTTTGCAATACCGAGCTGAGAAATACGCCCGAACTCATAAAGGATACAATATGATTCTTACAGGGGCAGCTTTCATTGATAGCCAACTAGCTTTCCAAAGGTACTGGAGTGCAGCTGCCAGGCCAGGCAGGGATTTGGTCGAAAAGTTCTTTAATTGTGAAGATGTCTTATTGAATTTTCTGTATGCCAATGCAAGCTCATCACAAACAGTAGAATACGTGAGACCCGCTTGGGCAATTGACACGTCGAAGTTCTCCGGTGCCGCTATCAGCAAAAATACCCAAGTTCACTATCAGCTTAGAAGCGACTGTCTCAATAAGTTCTCCGAGTTGTACGGGAATTTGGCAGATCGGAAATGGGGATTCAACGGGCGCAAAGATGGCTGGGATTTATAACGACCGAAAGAGGTTCTCCCGAGTCGATTTTAGTGAACTTCCAATGTCGAACGAAACTCCTCCCCCTTGTGAATTTAGTTGGGGAGTTTAGATATCTATAGTTTTCAGTCAGTGAGATGTACATTGCTTTGTCGTGGTTTGTTTTGCCTGTTCCGAAAACCGATTCCACTTCCCGTGTGCAAGAAATATGGCCGTTCGTCAACTCGCCACCCTGATGGCTCGCAGATCAGCGAGTTCGAACGCTCGGGTATTCCATAACCTGTTGTTGTAGTTTCATTTGAAGGACTGTGTTACTTACAAAAAGGTAAAGGGGTAAGCAAAGGAAAGCTCTGAATTATAATTCCACTTTTCTGGGTAGGCATATAGTGAAACTAGTGTGTAGCTGTCCAATTAATGAATGTATTGTTTGATTCATCAACCAGCTCTTGATCTATCTCTCTTTGCATACATTATTTTTGGtagtttttatattaaacCTTATATCTATTTAGTTCATAGTTTAATCCATTAATTAATGTGTTTAATGTGTGTTTAATGTGATGATTATCTTTTTGATTGATATTTGATATGTTTGACTGTAAAGTAAAAGTTGGAAATGGGTTGAATAGGGAAAGTGGTGAGATTGATAATTCCATTGCTTTTGATGTGAGCCCCCAGCCCCCAAAACAACTTTACagtcttttatatatatatatatatatatatatatatatatatataatcgaGACCCACCGTAGAGAATCGAGACCCTcaataattgtatgatattatccacttaaAACAtatgactttacttttggttttttcaaaAGGTCTCGTGACTATCTTCCAATATCTTCCAACATGGGGCCGACCTTTTATGGGTACTTGTGGCCCACAGACtttgaattattttcatatcttgTCCTCCTATCGTgcttaaattaaaagtttgagTCGGGAAAGTGTCTAATGAGTCTGTGtactcatttttaattttgtatttaataaattttttgcattttttaaatttcattttttaaattaaaagaaatttaaaaccttgaaaatTGAATAGTATAAATACGATAGATTTTTCgtatatttgaaattcaaagtctggataacaaaaacataaatacttgaaaattcaaaactttcaaaattttaattttttttttgttgtaattatgttaaattactggtttaaatttaatattttgaaaatttgaaaatttaatttcttgtgtTAAATAAGTACCTAAAATTTtgcaattttatatttattagtgatttttaagaaatttaaaaatttaaatactaaatttataatttcaaaatttcgtataaactaaataaatacttaaattaGTTAAGGGACTAAAATGgcaaataactattttttaaatataattttaattaaaaatttaaactgatttattttatagtttaaattacatctaaatttcaagatttttatcTTTGAGTtatcaaaatttacaaaatatatgatatatatatattttatctaataaattattaaaaaaatttaaaatttaaaatttaaaatttatgttgaacccaaacccaaacttTCAATGCCCTCCAAGTTTAGGAGCATggggagagagaaacagaaggCGGGGgaaaaaatagaaggttgATCTCTCCATCATCCAATCCCATGTGCTTCAacctatctctctctctcctcctgtCTTCTCTCTAATCCCCACATCTCTCCCCTTTCTCTCTTCCATGAAAATTTCCTCCACCTTCTCTCCTCCTCCATTTTCCCCAATTTCATCCTAACTTTCTAgggttttgaattttggttaCAAAGCTAAAAAAGCTGGTTTTCATTCACGGCTTTCCATATTATTGCACCTCTAAAACGAGGATAAAAAGCCAAAAGGATTCTGATCGAACCTCTGCTTTCtcgtttgttcttgttcttgctgTTCACCGTCTTGGCTCCGTGCCCAAGAACAGAGCTTGGGTGAGATTAATGTAGGGGAAGGGGCTTTGCAGATAGCGATGTTGGCAATGGAGAAGGATTTTGATGCTAAGTTGATGATTCAGGGCAACGGTTCTAATGGCGCCAATGTTCCGAGATCCaagagcttttcctttcgtgCTCCTCAGGAGAATTTTACAATCCAGGATTTTGAATTGGGGAAGATATATGGAGTTGGTTCATATTCCAAGGTATTTCctctgaatttttttaattttctttttataattatagtcttgttttgttctgttctgttctgttcatATGATTCCATTAATGGCATTTTGTTGGTTCTGTGATAATTTGAGTATCGAGGTTAGAATCTGTAGATATTATTATAGAATGTGATTAAATTTCCTGTTCCGATTCTAAATCTTATGAACAAggatccattttcttttatccagACTCGTAGGTTATTCCATTATTCAAGGTCGTGTTAATAAATGGGGTTAAAATGGAACTAGAATCCcttaaattcatataaattgGAGCATTTGTTGTGTTTaccttcttcctttctctcctttttcgtCTCGATCTTGCCCGAATGCTACTTGACAAATGAAACTCGACCCGCTAATCAACGGAATCGTTTCATATCCTCATTAACGAAATCTATTTCTTTCTAGTAGCATGCCCATgtgttcaaatatataaaaacaaaacaacaatttaGACCATGTTTGATGATCATTTCGTTTTTAGCTTTcgaaaattaagcttataaacgCTACTTCTACctattaatttctttgtttagttATCTACGTATTCGAAGTGCTCAAAAACCAAgccaagttttaaaaactacaaaaattgatttcaaaaacttgtttttgtttgtatagttagaaaagaaatggcgtagaaaaaactaaatagttatcaaacgGAGCGTGAATGATACAGCCAACGGAAGAActttaaatttggaattttaaaagattaaaaatgattttagtaTATTTAGCTGATTGGTTTCATTATAATCATTATCTGTATCTTTGAAATATTCTGACCAGGTTGTAAGGGCGAAGAAGAAGGACACAGGAACTGTATATGCATTGAAGATAATGGACAAAAAATTCATcaccaaagaaaataaaactgcTTATGTGAAGTTGGAAAGAATTGTTCTTGATCAGTTGGATCATCCTGGTGTTGTCAGACTATTTTTTACCTTTCAGGATACTTTTTCTTTGTGTATGTATCGATTTACCGTTTTTATGTGAATGTTCTTATATTCCATATTGTTTCGTCTGCTTCGTCAAAAGTTGCTATGCTCTTATTTATTTGCACGGTTTTCTGATATCCATCTTGTTTTCTTACTAATACTcgtttcttgattttgatgtcaagACATGGCATTGGAGTCTTGTGAAGGCGGAGAACTTTTTGATCAGATAACTAGGGTAAGTTGATTAAACGTTCGTTCTTCTCTCGCTCGTATGGTGATCCCTCGTGAAGTTTATAAATCCCCACAGAATATGTTTCTAAATTATGCTATTTCTTGTGTGTGTAAACGTTAAAATTGAGTTAAGTAGATAATTTGATTATTCTATGCATATTCTTACGTTTAGAAGTTCGAGTTTTGCAATTCTGATATTTTGAAGTGCAAAATCAGTTTATGGCAAATGTATATGTTTGTTGACATATTCGTTTTTTTCGTTCTAAACCTCGAGTAATTATCAACAGAAAGGTCGTCTGTCAGAGGAAGAAGCTCGGTTTTATACGGCCGAAGTGGTCGATGCCCTCGAATACATACACAACATGGGATTGATACACCGAGATATCaaggtttttccttttttagatCTCTATCTGCTGCATTATTGTGGATCTGTGGcacataaaactaaataacttTTCTTTGCTAGCCTGAAAACTTGCTACTTACTTCTGATGGACATATCAAAATAGCTGATTTTGGGAGTGTAAAGCCGATGGTCGATAGCCGAATTACGGTTCTTCCAAATGCAGCATCGGGTTTGTTTCAGTTCATATCGCTGCCAAAAAATATACTTGAATCTTATTCGACGCATTTTGACGCGTGTTGCACCAATTTTTATATGTAGATGATAAAGCTTGTACATTTGTGGGCACTGCTGCATATGTTCCTCCAGAAGTCCTTAATTCTTCCCCTGCAACTTTTGGGTAACAAGTTCATCTTACTTACCTGCTCATAACGATATTACTTTACACTAATGTTGTTGGAGAAATTATTTGACCAGTAGTCTAGCAGATGGTTTTTGTGAAAttccacgtcagttggagaggggaatgaaacattctttataagaatgtggaaactcCTTCCtcgcatacgcgttttaaaatgtgaGGTTGACGAGGTTGGCGGAGATACGTAActggccaaagcggacaatatctactagcaatgggcttgggctattacaaatggtatcagagccagacatcagaCGGTGCACCAACGAGCACACTGGAttcccaaggggggtggattgtgaaatttcacatcagttggagagaagaatgaaacattctttatagggacgtggaaacctttctctaacagatgttttaaaaccgtggagttgacggcgatacgtaacgagccaaagcgaacaatatttgctagcggtgggcttgggctgttacagtttTATACAATTGAAtgtaggagagagaaacaaaaaaaatcatggtTTCGCCGTGTAACCAAGGGTTTAGAGAGGGGCAGTCGCTATGTGATGGTCTCATTGAGTAATATTTCCGTCTTTTTGAGTCTTGAAAGTCGGGAGATTTTATTGGTCCTTATGTTCGTGTTCGCTAATTCTATCGATTCATTTTATTCTACACTCCATATAACATAATGGGTTTTTTGGATTTGGAAACAGAAATGACCTTTGGGCGCTCGGGTGCACCGTGTACCAGATGCTGTCGGGGACTTCTCCTTTTAAGGATGCAAGTGAGTGgcttattttccaaaaaattgTAGCACGAGATATAAAATTCCCGAGCTATTTTTCGGAGCAAGCCAGGGATCTCATCGACCACCTATTGGTATGTATGCTACAATGCATAATATTTTAGCACTTTCAGACttgatcaaaatatttatcttatGCTCTATGCATAAGTTTGGCCTTAACTCGTCTTCGATCCGTTCCAGGATTTAGATCCGATCAAGAGACCGGGTGCCGGAGCTGAGGGCTATGCATCCCTCAAGAATCATCCCTTCTTTGAGGGGGTTGATTGGAAGAACATAAGAACACAAACCCCTCCCAGGCTTGCCTTAGAAGCTACGGTACTGTTGCTTGATATCCAAATTGCCCTATGTCAGTTATTTGATCCTAGCGTTCTTGTCAACTACATTATCTCGCTTTTCATTATGTAGACCAATTCAAATGAGACCGACGATGGCTCCGAGTCCTCTTGGAATCCTTCACATATTGGTGACGGTGCATCGAGACAAAACGATGGGAATGCTGGTTCTGCATCAACTTCCGAAGGATCAAATCATATTACTCGACTTGCATCGATAGACTCCTTCGATTCAAAATGGTATTTGTTTTCTTCGTGACATTCATTATATATTATGTTTGCTCGAGAAGATGTCTTAGATCTGATTTCGCGACGATATCGGTCTCTTTTATGGCTATACTAGTTAATTTTTCAACTTATATAACAGGCAACAATTCCTTGATCCTGGAGAATCTGTTCTTATGATCTCAAtggtgaaaaaaattcaaaagctaTCAAGCAAAAAGGTTCAGCTCATCCTCACCAACAAACCAAAGTTGATTTATGTTGATCCTTCAAAGCTTATTGTGAAGGGGAATATCATTTGGTCTGACAATCCTAATGATCTCAACATTCAAGTGACCAGTCCTTCAAATTTCAAGATCTGCACAGTATGCCATATGAACTCCATgccttcttttttctaaataacTTTATTAGATCTATCATATTctgttgttttgtttctcaaacTGTTCATTCTTCAGCCAAAAAAGATTGCCTCTTTTGAGGACGCGAAACAGCGAGCATGGCAGTGGAAGAAGGCGATCGAGGGGCTTCAGAATCGGTGAATCGTTCGTGTTCGGTGACGCATTCTTTGGAAGAGTTTATtttaaagagtaaaaaaaaaaaaaaaaaaattagtggaAGAAAATATGAGGTAATCCCACCCACCCTGCATCAACCCCAAAAGAAAAGCTGGAAGGGAAAGAAGAGTCTTATCTTTGGAGTCTTTATAATATGGCCTGCAATTAATACATGTATTCAAGAAACTTATcactcatcaatgaaatttacTATTATATGAAttcttttcctaaatttagtgtttatttaatctttgtattttaaaagtattcttttaaaaaaattaataggtaacttttcatttttcaatataatgaGAAGTGTAAAACATTTTGTGCATTTCTAATAATATATGTATTATTAaggtattatatatatatagaaatgcAGACCAGAATAGAGGTTGCTTAGGTCCCGGCAGAGGCCGCTAGAGCTAATTCTGATAAGCTACCttaattaagaattaagaaaACTTTTACACAGGTAGAGGTACGAACAGGAACTTTTACAGGTAGAGGCCTACGAACTTTAAGCTACCTTAATTACTTTTACACAGGTAGAGGCCTACGAACTTTAAGCTACCttaattaagaattaagaaaaaggaaCTTGCCTACGAACTTTAAAATACCttaattaagaattaagaaaaatgaacttttaCAGGTAGAGGTACGAACAGGAACTTTTACAAGCTACCttaattaagaattaagaaaaagaaacttttaCCGGTAGAGGCCGCTAGAGCTAACTTTGATAAGCTACCTTAATTAAGAGCTAACTCTGATAAGCTACCttaattaagaattaagaaaaaggtCTTAGGAACTTTTACATAAACTTTTACAGTTAAACATAATGTTTTGCCCCTATACTGAATACAAAATCTATTTTACCTATGCTGGATACAAAATCTATCGAGCAACCttaattaagaattaagaaaaagatcttaattaagaattaagaaaaatgtctTACAAACTTTTACAATTATATGGggatagaattttttttctttagcgTTTTACCTGCTGGATACAAAATCTATCGAGCAAGCGAGAAAGCAAGAGTTGGGCCTAAGGTCCAGTTATATGgggatagaatttcttttatttaggGACATAATGTTTTACCTCTATACTGGATACAAAATCTATCGAACAAGCAAAAAAGCAAGAGTTGGGCCTAAGGTCCAGTCAGCAGGGAATacacatatatttaaaaaaaaaaaaaacaatttcaaaaaaattaatagataacttttaatttttaatataattaaatgcgtaaaatattttgattttgtgcatatctaaataatatatgtattattaagggttttttttttaagacttctttgaaatttttgaaaatttaataatatttttaaaaaatgcacTGAGTTTtaggtatatttttattaattaacttaataTCCGTTCAATACAACTGTTTTTTACCGGTGTGCTGAAAATGAATAAACCGAACGGAGTCGGTCGGTTCGGATAATCTGTTAAACCAAATCGAACCCATTTCGTAAGTTCCCTAAAAGAGCCTCTGGTTCTCTCTCTGCGACGGCTCTCTCTTCTGCTCTCTGCTTCCCGCTTCGCCGGAGCCCTTCACACTTCCACTGCACTCGCTATTCATTGTAATCGCTGCCAAATTTCTCATTGAAAAGGTACTTTTGATGTTCTATATACGCATATATATTTATGGCGTTCTGATTCTCTGTGTTTTTTCTGCGAATTTCTTGTTATGCAAAATTGGTTTCCTTGTCGTTCTTCATTTCTAGGGCGGATGAAACTGAAGTATCAAATGCCTTGATTAAACACGATAGATTTCCTTTtatccttcctttttttttttttttgttgaatctttGTTAACTGAATGAGGGTTCTTCATTCCtggaaattttttgaattgattCAAGTAAATTTACATACTGAAGTGTGGGAGGTAGGAGAAATTTTGCAAACAACAGAAAAAGAAGTGATACAAATATTCAGTTTCCCATTGCTCTCACAACAgctaaaaacttttaattgaGTCTCCCGAATACTTGAAAATTGTGATAACCATTTGGTTTTTTAGctcttgaaatttgaaaattgtgtttgttttctcATCAGATTCTAACTCTTAGTCAAtttcagaaacaaaaacagattCTTAAAAacgatttttgtttttgttttcaaaacctaatttggattttaaaaaCACCTCCAAGAAGTAGATAGTGAATCAAAGAAATCCATGGAAATATCATTTATAggcttaattttaaaaaactaaatggttATCTAAAGCGTTTATGATCGGAAATTTCAATAGATTTGCGGTTTTTTCGTTCCTAGATTATGTGTTTTAGTCTTCGATCTTGATCATTATTTCATTCTTGCCCAATTGATATGtaattttgataccatttcttGTAGTGATAATTGAATGAGCGGAGTAGAGGCCATTTATCTGCTAGCATGCTTAAAATGGATGAGTTTTTGAAGAACCAAATCTTCGCAACCCATGCAGTTGCTGCTGCTGGCTCAGTGACACTAAGCACAGCTCTTACTTACCCTCTTGACACTATTAAAACCCTTATCCAGGTTTAATATCTTGCTGCTGTGAATATTTTCTGTCTtgaaaatatatctatatgaGTTGATGTAATTCTTTGCTCTACAATAGGTTGGTTCTGATCCTTTAGGATCTGGTAAACAGTTGACGACAACTCAGGCTCTACATAGAATTCAATCCTTTTCAGGAAATTCAGGtgattctttaatttttcttggATTATTATAATACTCTCGACCtcttgtgtgagatcccacattagttggagaggagaacgaagcattctttataagggtgtggaaatctctccctaacaaacgcgttttaaaaactttgaaagaaagcccgaaagggaaagtctaaagaagacaatatttgctagcggtgggcttggactgttacaaatggtatcagagccagacactggacggtgtgccagtgaggacgctaggtccccaagaagggtggattgtgagatctcacattggttggagaggggaacgaaacattccttgtaagggtgtggaaacctctccctagcagatgtcgtgaggctgacggtgatatgtaacgggccaaagcggacaatatctgctagcggtgggcttggactattacaaatggtatcagagccagacactagatggtgtgccagcaagggcGCTAGgtccccaagaggggtggattgtgagatcccacatcggttggagaggggaacgaaatattccttataagggtgtggaaaactctccctagcagacgccgtgaggctgacggtgatacgtaacgggccaaagcggacaatatctgtttgcagtgggtttggactgttacatcTTTGGTTGAGATTTGAATCCCCGTCATATTGTTGAACTCAATATGTTGCTTTATTCAACATGGTAATTGTCTGCTTCTCGAAAATGTGTTACTTGGATCATATTATATAGAGCTTAATTTCTCACTGACTGAAGATTGCAGGTCTGTACAGTGGATTTGGATGGTTGGCCTTTGGGAGACTATTTGGTTTAGGAGCTCGATTTGGAGTATATGAAATTGTGACAGCCTATTATAAAGGTAATCACATATCCTATCTTATTATTTAACGAAATGCGATATTATTTGACAGACTATTTGGTTTAGGAGCtcgattttgaaattttgtttatctTATTATTGATAAACAAAATCTGCAAATACGGGAAACTGCGATATTCATTTTTCGTCGCGCTGATTTCAATTCGAATCTACtatcaataaattttgtttttgtgatgGTCGTTAGTGCATACATGGCAGATGGTCGTGAAGATGATTACGTGCATGTGTCCGAGGCTCTTCTGGGTGGACTTATGGCTGGTGCAGCAGAATCATTGATATGCTCGCCATTTGAGCTTGTTAAACTTCGTGCTCAGGTGACCTCTGCTATTCGATTACCAAGCCGAGTTTCTCTCGTTGGACAAGAAAGAGCTCTTGCACCTTCTATGTCAAGGTTTCTTCATGGCTATACACTGGATCTGAAAGCCTTAAACCATTCAGTTGGTCTTTTATCCACCCTAACAACCAAGCACCAAAATATAAAAGGTGCCTTACAAGAGTATCCATGGATGATGACGGGGTCCGGGAGGCCACCTGCAGTTAGCAATGTGCATAGGCCATCAGATATCATATCACTGGAAGGATGGCAGGCATTTTGGAGAGGTCTACGATCTGGGATCGCGAGGGATTCCATCTTCAGCGGTGTATTTTTCTCGACCTGGCAATTTCTGCACCGATCTATGCTAATTTGGAAGAGCATCGAGATGGATCCACCACCCAGGTTCCATGCTTTGATACTAGACTGCCCTTGAAGTTATGCCTAACTCGtttccatttcaatttttcactTTGAACCAAAGAgtttctgtgagatcccatatcgattggagaaggaacaagtgccagcaaggacgttgggtcctgaaggggggtggattgtgagatcctgcattggttggagaggagaacgaaacattctttataagggtgtggaaacctctccctagcagacgcattttaaaaaccttgagaggaaacccgaaagggaaaacccaaagaacacaatatctgctagctgtgggCTAGGGCCGTTACGGTTTCTATTTGATATCAAGAACACAATTATGGATTTAGACCGCTGTCCATAGTTTCTTGAACTACAGTTTGAGAATAATAGCCTATGTATGGTTGTTGAAATCTAGATGTAACTAGTTGATATAATAGTCTGGCTATTGTAgcttcatttatattaaagattattgtaaatttttattgtcTCCTTTCATTGGATTGAGATGACGAACAATTTGTCTTGTCAATCTCTTCTTCCAGGTCAAATGCTGAAGTAGGCCCACTGTCTCCGTTTTCGGTTAGTCTTGCAGCTGGAGTTTCCGGTGCAGTTGCTGCAGCTGTGTCTCATGGTTTCGATACTGCCAATAGTCGGTCACTATGCACCGTGCTGCCCAAGGTACGAAAATCATTCATGGACGAGTTCGGTGCAGTTAGTACACTCGTTGTGATAGTCTTGTCTATCGATAAAAGGTTTTTACTCCAATGgtagttttgaaatgtttatgaaagtTTCAAAGTTTAGAAGTCCTTTAGTGCaaaatatttcgttttctCACATCGCTCACTGTCGATGCATCATCCCTTCAACATTTCTCGACTTGCCTGGAAATGAGTGTTTGATCATGGTTCTTTTGTTGCAGTACGTCGCCATGGAGAGAAAGTTTCTCAAATGGCATCGACCGGGTAATAGATTTGAGAGAACTACGGGGATTCATCCTGCAGATCGGAGTCTCCTGTTTCGTGGCATAGGATTACGAATGGCTCGTTGTGGTTTAGGGTCATTTTTTATGGTTGGAGGTTACTATTTGATTCTTGAT
This genomic window from Cucurbita pepo subsp. pepo cultivar mu-cu-16 chromosome LG01, ASM280686v2, whole genome shotgun sequence contains:
- the LOC111786659 gene encoding uncharacterized protein LOC111786659 isoform X2, producing MIAGLYSGFGWLAFGRLFGLGARFGVYEIVTAYYKDGREDDYVHVSEALLGGLMAGAAESLICSPFELVKLRAQVTSAIRLPSRVSLVGQERALAPSMSRFLHGYTLDLKALNHSVGLLSTLTTKHQNIKGALQEYPWMMTGSGRPPAVSNVHRPSDIISLEGWQAFWRGLRSGIARDSIFSGVFFSTWQFLHRSMLIWKSIEMDPPPRSNAEVGPLSPFSVSLAAGVSGAVAAAVSHGFDTANSRSLCTVLPKYVAMERKFLKWHRPGNRFERTTGIHPADRSLLFRGIGLRMARCGLGSFFMVGGYYLILDHLLK
- the LOC111786659 gene encoding mitochondrial arginine transporter BAC2 isoform X1 — translated: MLKMDEFLKNQIFATHAVAAAGSVTLSTALTYPLDTIKTLIQVGSDPLGSGKQLTTTQALHRIQSFSGNSGLYSGFGWLAFGRLFGLGARFGVYEIVTAYYKDGREDDYVHVSEALLGGLMAGAAESLICSPFELVKLRAQVTSAIRLPSRVSLVGQERALAPSMSRFLHGYTLDLKALNHSVGLLSTLTTKHQNIKGALQEYPWMMTGSGRPPAVSNVHRPSDIISLEGWQAFWRGLRSGIARDSIFSGVFFSTWQFLHRSMLIWKSIEMDPPPRSNAEVGPLSPFSVSLAAGVSGAVAAAVSHGFDTANSRSLCTVLPKYVAMERKFLKWHRPGNRFERTTGIHPADRSLLFRGIGLRMARCGLGSFFMVGGYYLILDHLLK